In a genomic window of Trichoderma atroviride chromosome 4, complete sequence:
- a CDS encoding uncharacterized protein (EggNog:ENOG41) codes for MSFTARERNNPPPRKKSCAACIKAKRRCDFAVPACLRCSQRRIQCEYPSRTLPTKVRAPSHAANGPVPLQDAAVLDGASGDDCSGGAETIAGQLRPTAAGELQEPGQYRFKPIPYNFEALDYVAGRQGHDVIHQPSMLAAPTTRGFQDGLNEIVAKRLQFSLDQIHKAPKTMVMETQTPWSHPLLYADSMPRSMQDAHASCALYVAKNRANAPVIFRCIESRVQDLLCEPIPTTPIDSLARTQALLLYEIIHLFDGDISARALGERIIPFLETSTIGLLAHVTFDTEANYSDPFSECSLATLSDLWKDWTFQESARRTLLFAFFFMQAYRVLTGTQNLKQCDGRLGLCHFWTVSEHLWQAETALEFRDAWQQENHFLVIDGQVAVVLSEAKAGDVDVFGKMLISAAVGIPELEAWFASRGGSLK; via the exons ATGTCCTTTACGGCTCGTGAGCGCAACAACCCACCGCCCCGCAAGAAGAGCTGCGCGGCATGCATCAAAGCCAAGCGCCGATGCGACTTTGCCGTCCCAGCGTGTTTGCGGTGCTCGCAGCGACGCATCCAATGCGAGTATCCGTCACGTACGCTGCCGACCAAGGTTAGGGCGCCTAGTCATGCTGCAAATGGGCCAGTGCCGTTGCAGGATGCGGCTGTTCTTGATGGCGCCTCAGGCGATGACTGCTCAGGGGGCGCCGAGACAATTGCCGGCCAACTCAGACCTACTGCGGCCGGAGAGTTGCAAGAGCCCGGCCAGTACCGCTTCAAACCCATTCCTTACAACTTTGAGGCCCTTGATTACGTTGCTGGGAGACAGGGTCACGACGTGATACATCAGCCGTCCATGCTCGCAGCGCCAACCACCAGGGGGTTCCAGGATGGACTGAATGAGATTGTCGCAAAGAGATTACAGTTCTCGTTGGATCAAATCCATAAAGCCCCCAAGACTATGGTGATGGAGACGCAGACACCGTGGTCGCACCCGCTGCTTTATGCCGACAGTATGCCTCGGTCGATGCAAG ATGCCCATGCTTCCTGTGCACTTTATGTGGCAAAGAATCGAGCAAATGCACCCGTCATTTTCCGTTGCATCGAGTCCCGAGTGCAGGATTTACTGTGCGAGCCCATACCAACAACGCCAATTGACAGCCTCGCTCGCACCCAGGCCCTGCTCCTCTACGAAATTATCCATCTTTTTGACGGAGACATAAGCGCCCGAGCATTAGGCGAGCGCATCATTCCATTCCTTGAGACCTCTACAATTGGCCTCCTTGCGCACGTCACCTTCGACACCGAAGCAAACTATTCAGACCCTTTCTCCGAGTGCTCTCTGGCCACGCTCTCAGATCTGTGGAAAGACTGGACCTTCCAAGAGTCGGCGCGGCGaacgcttctttttgcctttttctttatgCAGGCGTACCGTGTGCTCACAGGCACTCAGAATCTGAAACAATGCGATGGGCGCCTGGGCTTGTGCCACTTCTGGACAGTATCGGAGCATCTGTGGCAAGCGGAGACGGCGTTGGAATTTAGGGACGCTTGGCAGCAGGAGAATCATTTCCTCGTCATTGATGGGCAAGTTGCCGTGGTGCTGAGTGAAGCGAAGGCTGGCGACGTCGACGTGTTCGGAAAGATGTTAATATCCGCGGCGGTGGGGATTCCAGAGCTGGAGGCTTGGTTTGCCAGCCGGGGCGGTTCGTTAAAATGA
- a CDS encoding uncharacterized protein (EggNog:ENOG41) — protein MAQPKVFVCGVTGTQGGALARALRSENVSVTALVRDPSSPQAQSIKALGVEIVPGNFDDTPAIERALTGCTAAFLNFFPDFTDLTAELRWAKSIMAAAQAAGVKHIIFSSGFAVSTPEKLKLWDPNSIMGKALLTKQTIEKEVHDAGFEYWTILRPGNFMANFLPPKSAMYAGLVESGVWTTPLLKESKLPMVDEATIARFASAAIHDPTKFTGQTIEIADELIGPEQILEKISATAGRQLKAEYMPEAAIMEQKSNPFITAQYAMRDLASFVDLEKVKIWGVPLSSFDAFVQREKESFKKTYQQAA, from the coding sequence ATGGCTCAACCAAAGGTCTTTGTCTGCGGTGTCACCGGCACACAAGGCGGCGCCCTTGCTCGCGCCCTTCGCTCTGAAAATGTCTCGGTCACAGCCCTCGTTCGTGACCCGTCTTCGCCCCAAGCCCAATCTATCAAGGCTCTGGGCGTTGAGATCGTCCCTGGAAATTTCGACGATACGCCTGCCATTGAACGAGCCTTGACCGGCTGCACAGCCGCCTTTCTCAACTTCTTCCCTGATTTCACGGACCTGACCGCCGAGTTGCGCTGGGCAAAGTCCATCATGGCAGCTGCACAGGCCGCAGGAGTGAAGCATATCATATTCTCTAGTGGATTTGCCGTCAGCACCCCCGAGAAGCTTAAGCTTTGGGACCCAAACAGCATCATGGGCAAAGCGCTGCTCACGAAGCAGACCATTGAGAAGGAAGTGCACGATGCGGGTTTCGAATACTGGACCATCTTGCGGCCGGGCAACTTCATGGCCAACTTCCTGCCGCCCAAATCTGCCATGTATGCTGGTCTTGTTGAATCAGGAGTATGGACTACGCCTCTCCTAAAGGAATCCAAGCTGCCCATGGTCGACGAGGCCACCATTGCCCGCTTCGCATCTGCGGCAATTCACGACCCCACCAAGTTTACCGGCCAAACAATCGAGATTGCCGACGAGCTTATTGGCCCTGAGCAGATTCTTGAAAAGATCTCAGCCACTGCTGGGCGACAACTGAAGGCCGAGTACATGCCAGAAGCCGCGATTATGGAGCAGAAAAGCAACCCTTTTATTACCGCACAGTACGCAATGCGCGATTTGGCTTCATTCGTTGACTTGGAGAAGGTCAAGATCTGGGGGGTTCCCTTGAGTTCATTCGATGCATTTGTCcagagggagaaggaaagttTCAAGAAGACTTATCAACAAGCTGCCTAA
- a CDS encoding uncharacterized protein (EggNog:ENOG41), with translation MAARDDWPKMPNGMDFDGRHLLVFVREGKSPFHNQWDVNLLLQEIEKNLDVQVDDIPYVYQGSNCYGIHIKLTKGKDIVARLARGDVNMPGFDGFPIDVQVPEAKFEAEVYKLLLPETNIMVSRLLYHRIPKLYEGTKGERPEDIAGRRLFVFQRSEGENNVWRTLKLDQQSCLLEKAAHIRASLYKYEVSSEFASTWLRERLFEQKPETFPIPVAPTREFCITLFTSKIEATIKNIGDMIG, from the exons ATGGCAGCTCGTGATGATTGGCCAAAGATGCCTAATGGCATGGATTTTGATGGTCGGCATCTGCTCGTCTTCGTTCGCGAAGGGAAGAGTCCGTTTCACAATCAGTGGGACGTAAATCTCCTGCTTCAAGAAATTGAGAAGAATCTCGATGTCCAGGTGGATGACATTCCATACGTTTATCAAGGCTCCAATTGCTAC GGGATTCACATCAAGTTGACCAAGGGAAAGGACATCGTGGCTCGCTTGGCCCGTGGCGATGTTAACATGCCAGGCTTTGACGGCTTCCCAATCGATGTACAAGTGCCCGAGGCCAAATTCGAAGCCGAGGTCTATAAGCTCCTGCTGCCCGAGACTAATATCATGGTTTCTCGCCTTCTTTACCATCGCATCCCCAAGTTGTACGAGGGTACTAAGGGTGAACGACCTGAAGATATCGCAGGACGTCGCTTGTTTGTGTTCCAAAGAAGCGAAGGAGAGAATAACGTGTGGCGTACTCTCAAACTGGACCAACAA TCTTGCCTTTTGGAAAAAGCGGCTCATATCCGTGCATCGCTGTACAAATACGAAGTCTCATCCGAATTTGCTTCCACCTGGCTTCGCGAACGTCTCTTTGAACAGAAGCCTGAAACATTTCCGATTCCAGTTGCTCCTACTCGCGAGTTTTGCATCACGCTCTTTACCTCTAAGATTGAGGCAACTATCAAAAATATCGGAGATATGATTGGATGA
- a CDS encoding uncharacterized protein (EggNog:ENOG41) produces the protein MMAVTVDLTTDEEANPAATRLWDIMTADELQKAATWSKLYSEALFSNAPDFKRSIKAGRDLRHLWFALRDWRGDDPEKYFGDLGAWAEQRMRELGVIQTASTLNED, from the exons ATGATGGCAGTGACTGTCGATTTAACgactgatgaagaagcaaacCCCGCTGCTACGCGCCTGTGGGATATTATGACAGCGGACGAGCTGCAGAAAGCTGCGACGTGGTCAAAGCTATACTCTGAG GCCCTCTTTTCCAATGCACCTGATTTCAAGCGTTCAATCAAAGCTGGGCGAGACCTGCGTCATCTATGGTTTGCATTGCGGGACTGGCGCGGCGACGATCCTGAGAAATATTTTGGTGATCTGGGAGCCTGGGCTGAGCAACGAATGAGGGAACTTGGTGTGATACAGACGGCGAGCACATTGAACGAGGATTGA
- a CDS encoding uncharacterized protein (EggNog:ENOG41~TransMembrane:4 (i83-105o135-155i207-230o591-616i)), with protein sequence MEPNNLPAADYSPLSQVFDLERRSSSEDGCRLLPHSLSREKDMIEPVARETLDPLAKRASSCTRTDLTFDTTKKPSGDTFHCFKFPILLLTLVIPLIGLVAWFVFTAPKVELFGSFAGLVIGGRFSQSFAKGIDIIYSGLLAPALMTALNFVWFSSARLAIRASRDRPQEQQRRIPLATWVTASGMSTGSYNVKDFLSLRRGRMWRLYCLILLALSTAFSWTTLSNIIAYEAYTEIIPSNVKYKLRTLNDMQIDSKTRTSDDILMSRPEVLGPQTSFKLNLQQQASISERLTTLLNQIATYNSSMLDSEGGYVVVNATDSSLADLDPSVMALYDIPAFRLSAICEPVQLAPPSLFPAQMNDDVVQILGRLSISNSTAERYAYWYPGVAEDIKSKYTSELAIVLFSPNYQHAVLGYMQKNTWNYSVLTQYGEIEPVVLNLTSAYGIMTTYSLHCSLLRQEGLANHTRSTGQIWELSGSRFQPSKSPQRSFIGDWQVMLNYHAMDETSTIPGIAPAIRGGLACEIEMADWQLAMCPSTNFSTFAANFVLASGRAQSILFNVAAMDSSRDRPEYFYNVTGAVTQQFYHITYVPALLLASLLSLTIAASTAVGMTVYARWIQGDGMETLREATPLRLVVDSGAGTLQDTASMTRLADLSDSQLQKVAKEVYIMY encoded by the coding sequence ATGGAACCAAACAATCTCCCAGCGGCGGATTATTCGCCTCTTTCTCAAGTTTTCGATCTTGAACGGCGCAGTTCAAGTGAAGACGGCTGTAGATTGCTGCCTCATTCGCTTTCTAGGGAAAAAGACATGATCGAACCCGTTGCTCGTGAAACTCTCGACCCTCTAGCAAAACGAGCAAGCAGCTGTACTCGCACAGATCTCACTTTCGACACAACAAAGAAGCCTTCTGGAGACACCTTTCACTGTTTCAAATTCCCGATACTATTATTAACGCTTGTCATACCTCTGATTGGCTTGGTTGCCTGGTTTGTGTTTACAGCACCAAAAGTTGAGCTTTTTGGGTCATTTGCTGGTTTGGTGATTGGCGGCCGTTTTTCTCAAAGCTTTGCCAAAGGCATCGATATTATCTACAGTGGACTTCTGGCCCCAGCTCTAATGACTGCCTTGAATTTTGTTTGGTTTAGCTCTGCGCGTCTGGCCATCCGCGCGTCTCGAGACAGGccgcaagagcagcagcgaagGATACCTCTAGCGACCTGGGTGACAGCCAGTGGTATGTCTACGGGAAGTTATAATGTGAAGGATTTTCTTTCCCTACGGCGGGGGCGAATGTGGCGACTGTACTGCCTAATACTGCTTGCCTTATCGACTGCGTTCTCTTGGACCACTTTATCCAATATCATCGCTTATGAGGCTTACACGGAGATTATTCCTTCTAATGTCAAGTATAAGCTTAGAACTCTTAACGACATGCAGATCGATTCTAAGACACGCACCTCTGATGATATTCTAATGTCCCGGCCGGAAGTCCTTGGACCCCAAACCAGTTTCAAATTGAACTTACAACAACAGGCCAGTATCTCTGAGCGGCTTACGACTCTTTTGAACCAGATAGCGACATATAATTCATCAATGCTTGATTCCGAAGGAGGCTATGTTGTCGTCAACGCGACAGACAGCTCGTTGGCCGACTTGGACCCGTCTGTGATGGCACTGTATGATATACCTGCGTTTCGCTTGAGTGCGATCTGCGAACCTGTACAGCTTgctcctccttctttgtTCCCTGCACAGATGAATGACGATGTTGTTCAAATTCTCGGAAGGCTCTCTATATCAAATAGTACTGCCGAGAGGTACGCCTACTGGTATCCTGGTGTTGCAGAGGATATCAAATCCAAGTACACTTCGGAACTGGCAATTGTTCTCTTCTCGCCCAACTATCAACATGCAGTTCTGGGCTATATGCAAAAAAACACTTGGAATTACAGTGTTTTAACGCAGTACGGTGAGATTGAGCCAGTAGTATTGAACCTCACCTCGGCCTACGGCATTATGACCACATACTCTCTGCATTGCTCTCTCCTTCGCCAAGAGGGGCTCGCCAACCATACACGCTCAACTGGCCAAATATGGGAGTTGTCCGGGTCGCGATTTCAGCCTTCTAAGAGCCCACAGCGTTCATTTATCGGTGACTGGCAGGTTATGCTCAACTATCACGCCATGGATGAAACAAGCACGATCCCTGGTATCGCGCCTGCGATTAGGGGGGGGTTAGCCTGTGAAATCGAAATGGCTGACTGGCAACTTGCGATGTGTCCATCAACCAACTTTTCGACATTTGCCGCCAACTTTGTGCTCGCATCCGGCCGTGCTCAAAGCATTCTGTTCAACGTCGCTGCAATGGACTCTTCCCGCGACCGCCCGGAATACTTTTACAATGTGACGGGAGCAGTAACGCAACAGTTTTACCACATCACCTACGTTCCGGCGCTACTTCTTGCTAGCCTGCTTAGTCTTACCATTGCAGCGTCTACAGCGGTTGGCATGACTGTGTATGCGAGATGGATTCAAGGAGATGGCATGGAGACATTGCGTGAAGCTACTCCACTGCGGCTTGTAGTTGATAGCGGGGCGGGAACATTGCAGGACACAGCCAGCATGACTAGGTTGGCTGACTTGTCAGATTCACAACTTCAAAAAGTAGCCAAGGAAGTCTACATCATGTATTAG
- a CDS encoding uncharacterized protein (EggNog:ENOG41) — protein sequence MGDTINANGSNEAGISDAALYDLRRAKTRLDTLADKPKWDLGDTADFDCMHYLGDAALEKACKTLGMERGQTVVDIGSGFSATGRYLHKRCGVDVTGIELQPEIHQLAETITERNGLAAGVRSVNADFTKLTLDKPVDYIISFLCILHIPDRDTLFQKAASTLKTGGKLYIEDYFARTALSKEVGDQLRDIVSCPYLPSRDQYISDLEKAGFRDVQFEEVTEEWAKFVHERAVSNRQSGTSEAPLTLFYDTVDALFASRELGGVCLTATKA from the coding sequence ATGGGCGACACCATTAACGCCAACGGGAGCAACGAAGCCGGTATTAGCGATGCAGCTTTATACGATTTGAGGAGAGCCAAGACGAGGCTGGATACTCTCGCTGACAAGCCCAAGTGGGATCTCGGCGACACGGCAGATTTCGATTGCATGCACTATCTAGGCGATGCTGCCTTGGAAAAAGCATGCAAAACATTAGGCATGGAACGTGGACAGACGGTTGTCGATATCGGCTCGGGCTTCAGCGCCACCGGTCGCTATTTGCACAAGCGGTGCGGCGTTGATGTCACAGGCATCGAGCTTCAGCCCGAAATCCACCAACTCGCCGAGACCATCACGGAGCGAAACGGCCTCGCGGCAGGTGTACGCTCAGTCAACGCAGACTTTACGAAACTCACGCTGGACAAACCGGTGGACTATATCATCTCGTTTCTATGCATTCTGCACATCCCTGACAGGGACACGCTGTTCCAAAAAGCAGCCAGCACCCTGAAGACTGGAGGGAAACTCTACATTGAGGATTATTTCGCTCGAACGGCGCTCAGCAAGGAGGTTGGCGACCAATTGCGCGACATTGTGTCCTGTCCTTACCTACCAAGTCGTGATCAGTACATATCAGACCTGGAAAAGGCAGGATTTCGTGATGTCCAGTTTGAAGAAGTGACAGAAGAATGGGCCAAATTCGTGCACGAACGGGCAGTCAGTAACCGACAAAGCGGAACAAGTGAGGCACCACTTACTTTATTCTACGATACGGTTGACGCGTTGTTTGCTAGCCGTGAGCTGGGAGGTGTGTGCCTCACGGCTACTAAAGCATAA
- a CDS encoding uncharacterized protein (EggNog:ENOG41~TransMembrane:12 (i50-70o90-109i121-143o149-171i178-197o209-231i252-280o300-322i334-352o364-387i399-421o433-454i)) yields MALDESKDTLQTPESAVVSVDVTRLSQRAEIAAKGTTEDPHTYPEGGRDAWLVVFGAWCGLTASLGIYNTSGVFEVVISQVILPQDSASALGWLFSTYAFVNWIFGVQVGPTFDAIGPRPLIAAGTICTLVGIFTLSICTEYYQILLSFSILTGIGSSLLLTPSMGCVAHWFMKRRGLASGIAFIGGGFGGVLFPLMMQSLLPQVGWAWTVRVLGFLLMVLCAVSIAFCRSRIPPRNGNATTWRDTLPNHRIFLDGTGAMGATTAGVLLTDLAYFIPIAYTPSYYIDRQGLSAEESLNGSAAFAYQLLAILNAASCVGRCVAGDLADRFGRYNTMIVSLLLCAISVLCLWLTDIMLPGLGSDGLLIAFVILFGFQSGSNVSLTPICLGQLCETEDYGRYYASCFTVVAFGVLASLPIAGSLLSATGATGKEKYWGAAVFTGLSYVAALLCFVWVRVKLKGWSWRIKW; encoded by the exons ATGGCACTGGATGAGAGTAAAGACACACTACAAACCCCAG AGTCCGCTGTTGTTTCTGTCGATGTAACTCGGCTGAGCCAAAGGGCGGAAATTGCAGCAAAAGGCACTACAGAAGACCCTCATACCTACCCCGAAGGTGGACGCGATGCCTGGCTGGTAGTGTTTGGGGCGTGGTGCGGCCTGACTGCTTCATTGGGCATTTACAACACGTCTGGGGTCTTTGAAGTTGTCATTTCTCAGGTTATTCTTCCCCAAGACTCGGCATCTGCCCTCGGTTGGCTATTTTCCACTTACGCCTTCGTCAACTGGATCTTCGGCGTGCAAGTAGGGCCTACTTTTGACGCCATTGGTCCACGGCCCCTGATTGCAGCCGGCACTATATGCACTCTGGTTGGCATCTTTACACTAAGTATATGCACGG AATATTACCAGATTCTCCTGtcattctccatcttgacggGTATCGGATCTTCCCTCCTTCTGACTCCATCCATGGGCTGTGTCGCCCATTGGTTCATGAAACGTCGTGGCCTCGCCAGTGGCATAGCGTTTATCGGCGGCGGGTTTGGCGGCGTACTCTTTCCCCTCATGATGCAATCCCTGCTTCCCCAAGTTGGGTGGGCGTGGACGGTTCgtgtcttgggcttcttgttGATGGTTCTCTGTGCTGTCAGCATTGCCTTTTGCCGAAGCCGAATCCCCCCACGAAACGGGAATGCCACAACTTGGCGAGATACGCTACCCAACCATCGAATCTTCCTTGACGGGACGGGAGCGATGGGGGCTACCACTGCAGGGGTTCTGCTGACAGACTTGGCGTACTTTATTCCCATCGCCTATACACCGAGCTACTATATTGATCGGCAAGGTCTATCTGCAGAGGAGTCCCTAAACGGCTCAGCCGCTTTTGCATATCAACTGCTTGCTATTCTTAATGCGGCATCTTGCGTTGGCCGATGTGTGGCGGGCGATCTCGCCGATCGGTTTGGGAGATACAACACCATGattgtctctcttctgctttgTGCCATTTCCGTCTTGTGTTTGTGGCTGACGGATATCATGTTGCCTGGTCTGGGGAGCGACGGGCTTCTCATAGCCTTTGTCATTTTGTTTGGCTTTCAAAGTGGCTCAAACGTTAGTTTGACGCCAATctgtcttggccagctctgTGAAACGGAAGATTACGGGCGATATTACGCAAGCTGCTTCACAGTGGTCGCGTTTGGTGTGCTAGCAAGCCTACCAATAGCCGGAAGCTTGCTCAGTGCGACTGGGGCAACtgggaaagaaaagtattGGGGAGCTGCCGTGTTTACGGGGCTGAGTTACGTGGCTGCCCTTCTTTGCTTTGTATGGGTAAGAGTTAAGCTCAAGGGCTGGTCATGGAGGATCAAGTGGTGA
- a CDS encoding uncharacterized protein (EggNog:ENOG41): MQAYLRYKSWEGRDDQRGKRRTCHEHFDQGTTGDTLTNGRVIGGMHQVTVPETMKREKGPSILSRMSMAYLFKAGRDTSVGPLPKFVSAEEPAIYPEMTALEFQRWRNSIVDNL, translated from the exons ATGCAG GCATACCTAAGATACAAGTCATGGGAAGGGCGCGATGATCAGCGCGGAAAGCGGAGGACATGCCAT GAACATTTTGACCAAGGCACCACTGGTGATACATTGACCAACGGAAGGGTCATTGGAGGCATGCACCAGGTCACTGTTCCCGAGACtatgaaaagagaaaagggacCAAGTATCCTTTCCCGAATGTCTATGGCTTATCTCTTCAAGGCTGGGCGCGATACTTCTGTTGGACCGCTGCCCAAGTTTGTCTCTGCCGAAGAGCCTGCGATTTATCCCGAGATGACTGCTCTTGAGTTCCAGAGGTGGAGAAATAGCATTGTCGACAATCtttaa
- a CDS encoding uncharacterized protein (EggNog:ENOG41) — translation MAVGNTPSGTYTLLDIPTKAPRVCWSMNTWRTRLLLNYKGLDYKTEWVEYPHIKSRLNEHVSPNEQGRQFTVPTIQMPDGSYLMDSYKIAEFIEEKHPVPSLPLNTPIQLRFRDSLIPFMGKLAPIYVPNVATQLLGEESLEYFLTTRQEDTGMPLDEFKKQQGPGAFERCEPFAREITALLNESSSGPYFMGDTISYTDFMWAGILLFFKRLGTEEYQEVLRVTGDAGAHTRFLDALSPWTGRED, via the exons ATGGCAGTCGGAAATACGCCATCAGGCACTTACACGCTGTTGGATATCCCCACCAAGGCGCCACGTGTCTGTTGGTCGATGAACACCTGGAGAA CTAGATTGCTTCTGAATTACAAGGGTCTTGACTACAAGACAGAATGG GTGGAATATCCGCATATCAAGTCTCGACTCAACGAGCA TGTCTCTCCCAATGAGCAAGGACGTCAATTTACCGTCCCTACTATACAAATGCCTGATGGCTCTTACTTGATGGACTCGTACAAAATTGCCGAATTCATCGAGGAGAAGCACCCGGTTCCAAGCCTGCCTCTGAACACACCCATTCAACTTAGATTTAGGGATAGCCTCATACCATTTATGGGGAAGCTTGCACCAATCTACGTTCCTAATGTAGCGACGCAACTTCTCGGCGAGGAGAGTCTGGAATATTTTCTCACCACGCGCCAGGAAGACACCGGTATGCCGCTAGATGAGTTTAAAAAGCAGCAGGGTCCAGGAGCATTCGAACGATGCGAACCTTTTGCACGCGAGATTACGGCTCTGCTGAACGAATCTTCATCAGGGCCCTACTTTATGGGCGATACTATCAGTTACACCGATTTTATGTGGGCGGGTATTCTGCTTTTCTTCAAACGCCTTGGCACTGAGGAGTATCAGGAAGTGTTGAGAGTTactggagatgctggagcgCACACCAGATTTTTGGATGCTTTGAGCCCGTGGACAGGAAGGGAAGACTAG
- a CDS encoding uncharacterized protein (EggNog:ENOG41~CAZy:AA2~SECRETED:SignalP(1-22)) has protein sequence MAWTRTILYSALSSYLWHPANADYVWPNEEIDDLEAILYEQQSIFGAPGSDLASFVSGCSGFGEGTRGGGRNFGAEWLRTAYHDMATADVNAGTGGVDASIMFETDRPENPGKGFSETFGIFSGAYTTRTSMADLLAAAAVISVGTCSNGKVIIPFKAGRVDAAGPGPSGVPQPQEDLASHTASFARQGFDVSEMIALVACGHSIGGVHGVDFPEIVPNPPQHRH, from the exons atggcctggACTCGGACCATCCTCTACTCTGCTCTCAGCAGTTACCTCTGGCATCCAGCTAACGCTGATTATGTGTGGCCAAATGAAGAAATCGACGACCTTGAGGCTATATTATATGAACAACAGAGTATTTTTGGCGCGCCTGGTAGCGACCTTGCCTCGTTTGTCTCAGGCTGCTCTGGATTCGGCGAGGGCACCCGAGGCGGAGGGCGTAATTTCGGCGCTGAATGGCTGAGAACTGCCTATCACGACATGGCCACGGCAGATGTAAACGCTGGAACCGGCGGTGTGGACGCTTCTATCATGTTCGAGACAGATCGTCCTGAGAATCCGGGAAAGGGATTCTCGGAAACTTTTGGCATTTTCAGCGGCGCCTACACTACTCGAACATCGATGGCTGATTTACtcgcagcggcggcggtgattTCAGTTGGTACATGCTCGAATGGAAAAGTCATCATCCCGTTCAAGGCCGGACGCGTTGATGCAGCTGGCCCGGGCCCATCCGGCGTCCCCCAGCCACAAGAAGATCTTGCTTCACATACGGCGAGTTTTGCTAGGCAGGGCTTTGACGTGTCTGAGATGATAGCCCTTGTTGCCTGCGGACACTCCATTGGAGGTGTGCACGGCGTGGACTTTCCGGAAATTGTCCCCAATCCCCCCCAACACAGGC ACTGA
- a CDS encoding uncharacterized protein (EggNog:ENOG41) has product MVTFDTTNDDFDNKVATEFVANITQNPLAFGQNETTRSDFRIFNADGGKVISQLAASNDYFLSTCTTMLERMINTVPRSVKLTDVLNPIAVKPRNLFITPNADGTLYVNGFIRITNTTVDASKSQVFIHPKSRSGKPLPVATATTKQGMSGGCDYPNCGPGLIFYMFNTTISAEDGISSFTIEIQNDAAGKTSQYDNGGSGFPFSDAIQPLFSLSNQTQLTVDNVNYNQLNVTALVLNAEDFSDISLIIPVPVNFTAPLSLWTQSKVSMKPLSKVPGTNHTLYTASWKAELAARTHPFDIVATGNKGTVSSLYNTWDNVPFVF; this is encoded by the exons ATGGTGACCTTTGATACAACAAACGACGATTTCGACAATAAGGT TGCCACGGAATTTGTCGCCAATATCACTCAAAACCCACTTGCGTTTGGTCAAAACGAAACAACACGATCAGACTTTCGTATTTTCAACGCAGACGGGGGCAAAGTAATCTCTCAGCTAGCAGCCTCCAACGATTATTTTCTCAGCACCTGCACCACAATGCTAGAGCGCATGATTAACACCGTGCCTCGCAGCGTAAAGCTAACAGATGTCCTAAACCCCATCGCCGTCAAGCCAAGaaacttatttattactCCTAATGCTGATGGAACGTTGTATGTCAATGGTTTTATAAGG ATCACCAACACTACAGTTGATGCCAGCAAGAGTCAAGTCTTCATTCACCCCAAATCGCGCTCTGGCAAACCTTTACCAGTGGCGACCGCCACTACGAAGCAGGGGATGAGTGGTGGCTGTGACTATCCCAATTGTGGTCCAGGCTTGATTTTCTACATGTTCAACACCACAATTTcagctgaagatggcatATCGTCTTTTACCATTGAGATTCAAAACGACGCCGCCGGAAAAACTTCGCAGTACGATAATGGAGGCTCCGGATTCCCATTTTCCGATGCTATTCAACCTTTGTTTAGCTTATCTAACCAGACCCAGCTCACGGTTGATAACGTCAACTATAACCAGCTGAATGTAACCGCGTTG GTTTTGAATGCTGAAGATTTCTCTGATATCTCGCTCATCATTCCCGTGCCTGTGAACTTTACTGCCCCACTTAGCCTGTGGACTCAAAGCAAAGTGTCGATGAAGCCTTTGAGCAAGGTTCCAGGAACTAATCATACTTTATACACTGCTTCTTGGAAGGCCGAACTCGCCGCAAGAACCCATCCGTTCGATATTGTTGCTACTGGAAACAAAGGCACTGTTTCGAGCTTATACAATACGTGGGATAATGTTCCGTTCGTTTTTTAA